The following proteins are encoded in a genomic region of Streptococcus sp. 29892:
- a CDS encoding S41 family peptidase, which produces MTQLEIFDTIVGIMQEDSSTKKDKKGADPTPYRDQLLTDLPKEDFIYLVRTYLASFGVLGHIWYHSPAAPRLGAFLRRHEDSLYVLDSDSGNGLEVGDRIIAIGGQPLDQVYQEHQAFFVSPTPERQYMEWAYLVKKAEKVSLFRNGQFLQVEIGDCQDSAEQEAFAWNWLDDHTLYMKMENFYDEEKIGQLYTQIEPLLHMVKNLIIDVRVNSGGSDSLYWPLLKYALPAGKSYDDMVTDEAGMEILYTPTNVAHRRKLFEQDLRDPHLSAESRAFTESLLADLEVHQGAGFVCADDEEDYLAEYRGLEGGPNKIYILSDVRCASSGDNFVQTFKPLPKVTVVGRATLGILDYSNCCFAEFGDDYLMYPTSRSLEIDKGNGMTDRGVEPDIYIPWTPEHLERDVDLDYVLKLIQTSEIF; this is translated from the coding sequence ATGACCCAATTAGAAATATTTGATACGATTGTAGGCATCATGCAGGAAGATTCGTCTACTAAAAAGGACAAAAAGGGGGCAGATCCGACTCCTTATCGTGACCAGTTACTGACAGACTTGCCCAAAGAAGACTTTATCTATCTGGTTCGGACTTACTTAGCTAGCTTTGGTGTGCTGGGTCATATCTGGTACCATTCCCCTGCCGCACCAAGATTGGGTGCCTTCCTGCGTCGGCATGAAGATTCCCTCTATGTGCTAGACAGTGATAGTGGCAACGGTCTTGAGGTGGGCGACCGCATTATCGCCATAGGTGGTCAACCTCTTGACCAAGTTTATCAGGAGCACCAAGCCTTTTTTGTCAGTCCGACGCCTGAGCGACAGTACATGGAGTGGGCTTATTTGGTCAAAAAAGCAGAGAAGGTCAGTCTTTTTCGTAATGGTCAGTTCTTGCAAGTAGAGATTGGAGATTGTCAAGATTCAGCAGAGCAGGAAGCATTTGCTTGGAACTGGCTAGACGACCATACTCTCTATATGAAAATGGAGAACTTTTATGACGAAGAGAAAATTGGACAGCTCTATACCCAGATAGAGCCTCTGTTGCACATGGTAAAAAACTTGATTATTGATGTCCGTGTCAACAGTGGTGGCAGTGATTCACTCTATTGGCCCTTGCTCAAATATGCCTTGCCAGCAGGGAAATCCTACGATGATATGGTGACGGATGAGGCAGGCATGGAGATTCTCTATACACCGACAAATGTTGCTCACCGACGTAAGTTGTTTGAGCAGGATTTGCGGGATCCTCATCTTTCAGCAGAAAGTCGAGCCTTTACAGAAAGTTTGTTGGCAGACTTGGAAGTACATCAGGGTGCTGGCTTTGTCTGTGCAGATGACGAGGAAGATTACTTGGCAGAATATAGAGGACTTGAAGGTGGACCGAATAAGATTTATATCCTGTCAGATGTTCGTTGTGCCTCTTCAGGAGATAATTTTGTCCAAACCTTTAAACCACTTCCAAAAGTCACAGTGGTTGGGCGGGCGACCTTGGGTATCTTAGATTATTCCAACTGCTGTTTTGCAGAATTTGGCGACGATTACCTGATGTATCCGACCTCACGCAGTTTGGAAATTGACAAGGGAAATGGGATGACAGATAGAGGCGTTGAGCCAGATATTTACATTCCCTGGACACCTGAGCATTTGGAAAGAGATGTAGACTTGGACTATGTTTTGAAACTAATTCAAACCAGCGAGATCTTCTAG
- a CDS encoding LytTR family DNA-binding domain-containing protein: MKVRIELDDSLEQVEVIIRSSQLGPELERIQQALQQVSRPSLVFYKGTSEYFLKLEDLLFFETDGTKMMGHTRDDAYEVKMKLYELEDCLPAYFCRVSKSTIANSKAVYSLDKSFSGTSRISFYQTHKEVHVSRHYYHLLKEKLREVR; encoded by the coding sequence ATGAAAGTTCGGATTGAATTAGATGATAGCTTAGAGCAAGTCGAAGTGATTATCAGAAGTAGCCAACTAGGACCAGAGTTGGAACGCATCCAGCAGGCTTTGCAACAGGTTAGCCGTCCCTCGCTTGTCTTTTACAAAGGAACTAGTGAATATTTCTTGAAACTAGAAGACCTGCTCTTTTTTGAAACGGATGGAACCAAGATGATGGGGCATACCAGGGATGATGCCTATGAAGTCAAGATGAAACTCTATGAACTGGAAGACTGCCTCCCTGCTTATTTTTGTCGGGTTTCCAAGTCAACCATTGCAAATAGCAAGGCTGTTTATTCGCTGGACAAATCCTTTTCAGGAACTAGTCGGATTTCCTTCTATCAGACTCACAAGGAAGTCCACGTGTCGCGGCATTATTATCATTTATTAAAAGAAAAGTTACGAGAAGTGAGGTAG
- a CDS encoding MFS transporter — MKKILKNATYLWVLTADMLSNFGDVVYYLALMNYVLLVPNSRLALAIVTFSEIFPSFMGLFTGYLADKTVNKISTIKLTLLFRVLLYLILGFCMGFEPALWIVVVAATFNVFADFAGFYENGLYTPLGLRVAPKEEREQYSAFRQTVTSLLNIAFQALSALLVGLLSYQNLAFLNAGTFLAALLIMQLLTPAFRKLLTEQPLKIAEQPSQTEQKTKGPGILASFKQAIVELRKIPEFRLVLITSPLINACGAILYPILVLLISEDPGLVFLNVETTLALTILIFFVGNILGSTLVFSLFKKTSMVTLEVAATFSLLGVFVGMLLHQLPIIFFFLTTMGISFGASGPKFNAKFVNSMPEEQLATIGGAVSTYFMLGQAFVRLLVSGLVLVLTVDQISGLFLAATGILVLYVLYWLARNQKTPQNQPN; from the coding sequence ATGAAAAAGATTTTGAAAAATGCTACCTACCTATGGGTACTGACTGCGGATATGTTGTCCAATTTTGGCGATGTGGTCTATTATTTGGCCTTGATGAACTATGTTTTGCTGGTGCCCAACAGCCGTCTGGCTCTGGCAATCGTGACCTTCTCGGAAATCTTCCCTAGCTTTATGGGACTCTTTACAGGCTATCTGGCAGATAAGACGGTCAACAAAATCAGCACTATCAAGCTGACCCTACTCTTTCGTGTTCTTCTCTACCTCATCCTCGGCTTCTGCATGGGCTTTGAGCCAGCTCTCTGGATTGTCGTGGTGGCTGCAACTTTCAATGTCTTTGCAGACTTCGCTGGCTTCTATGAAAACGGCCTCTATACACCTCTGGGATTGCGCGTAGCGCCCAAGGAAGAGCGGGAGCAGTACTCGGCCTTTCGCCAGACCGTGACCAGCCTTCTCAACATCGCCTTTCAGGCCCTCTCTGCCCTCTTGGTCGGCCTCCTCTCCTACCAAAACCTGGCCTTTCTCAACGCCGGCACCTTTTTAGCCGCCCTCCTCATCATGCAACTGCTGACGCCAGCCTTTCGCAAGCTCCTGACGGAGCAGCCTTTGAAAATAGCAGAGCAGCCGAGCCAGACTGAGCAAAAAACCAAGGGACCAGGCATTCTAGCTTCTTTCAAGCAAGCAATCGTGGAGCTGCGTAAGATTCCCGAGTTCCGTCTGGTCCTGATTACCAGCCCTCTTATCAATGCCTGCGGAGCCATCCTTTATCCTATTCTGGTCCTGCTGATTAGCGAAGACCCAGGCCTCGTCTTCCTTAATGTTGAAACAACCCTTGCCCTGACCATTCTGATCTTCTTTGTCGGCAATATTCTGGGTTCGACCTTGGTCTTTAGCCTCTTCAAAAAGACCAGCATGGTGACGCTTGAAGTGGCAGCCACTTTCTCTCTACTTGGCGTGTTTGTCGGAATGTTGCTACATCAACTGCCAATTATTTTCTTCTTCCTTACTACAATGGGAATTAGCTTTGGTGCCAGCGGTCCTAAGTTTAATGCCAAGTTTGTCAATTCTATGCCAGAGGAGCAACTGGCAACTATCGGCGGTGCAGTATCGACCTACTTTATGCTGGGTCAGGCCTTTGTTCGACTACTTGTTTCAGGTCTGGTATTGGTGTTAACAGTAGATCAGATTAGCGGACTTTTCCTAGCAGCTACTGGAATCTTAGTCCTCTATGTCCTCTACTGGCTGGCACGCAACCAAAAAACACCTCAAAATCAGCCCAACTAG
- a CDS encoding ABC transporter ATP-binding protein: MKTLRFFWFYFKRYKLSFAVIFLAIVTATYLQVKTPVFLGNAIAEMGKIGQAYFMANQAGQADFQPDMADFNGVMLNLFFAYAATVVASLIYTLLFTRIVAHSTNRMRKGLFGKLERLTVAFFDSHKDGDILSRFTSDLDNIQNAFNQSLTQVVTNIALYIGMVIMMFRQDTRLAWVTIASTPVALIALVLIIRLSRKYTDKQQAAVSKLNAYMDEKISGQKAIIVQGVQEETIDGFLELNEEVRRTTFKGRLFGGILFPFMNGMSLVNTAIVIFAGSSIVLNDSSLETAAALGLVVTFVQYSQQYYQPIMQVAASWAELQLAFTGAHRIQEMFDEPEEVRPQNAPLFTELKEGVEIKDIDFGYLPGQRVLDKVSISAPKGKMVAVVGPTGSGKTTIMNLINRFYDVNGGSVAFDGRDIREYDLDSLRDKVGIVLQESVLFSGTIADNIRFGDESISQEMVETAARATHIHDFIMSLPEGYETFVTDDENVFSTGQKQLISIARTLLTDPQVLILDEATSNVDTVTEAKIQKAMEAIIAGRTSFVIAHRLKTILNADEIIVLKDGKVIEQGNHSQLLKLNGFYAELYHNQFVFE; the protein is encoded by the coding sequence ATGAAGACGTTACGTTTTTTCTGGTTTTATTTCAAACGCTATAAACTGTCCTTTGCTGTGATTTTTCTAGCCATTGTGACAGCGACCTACTTGCAGGTTAAGACGCCTGTTTTCCTTGGAAATGCCATTGCGGAGATGGGGAAAATTGGGCAGGCTTACTTTATGGCCAATCAAGCTGGTCAGGCTGACTTTCAGCCAGACATGGCTGATTTTAACGGGGTTATGCTCAATCTTTTCTTTGCCTATGCGGCGACGGTTGTGGCTTCCTTGATTTACACCCTCCTCTTCACGCGTATCGTGGCTCATTCGACCAACCGTATGCGTAAGGGCTTGTTTGGCAAGCTGGAACGTTTGACAGTTGCCTTCTTTGATAGCCACAAGGACGGGGACATTCTTTCTCGCTTTACCAGTGATTTGGACAATATCCAAAACGCTTTTAACCAGTCCTTGACCCAAGTGGTGACCAACATCGCCCTTTATATTGGTATGGTCATCATGATGTTCCGTCAGGATACTCGCTTGGCCTGGGTCACCATTGCTTCTACACCAGTTGCCTTGATTGCCTTGGTCCTTATCATCCGCCTATCACGGAAATATACGGATAAGCAACAGGCTGCGGTATCTAAGCTCAATGCCTACATGGACGAGAAAATTTCCGGACAAAAAGCGATTATTGTACAGGGTGTGCAGGAAGAGACGATTGATGGTTTCTTGGAACTCAATGAAGAAGTTCGCCGTACGACCTTCAAGGGACGCTTGTTTGGTGGTATTCTCTTTCCATTTATGAATGGGATGAGTTTGGTCAATACGGCCATTGTTATCTTTGCAGGCTCCAGCATTGTTCTCAATGATAGTTCGCTGGAAACAGCTGCTGCACTTGGTCTGGTAGTGACCTTTGTTCAGTATTCGCAACAGTATTACCAGCCAATCATGCAGGTTGCTGCCAGCTGGGCAGAATTGCAGCTAGCTTTCACAGGAGCTCATCGTATTCAGGAAATGTTTGATGAGCCTGAGGAGGTTCGCCCTCAAAACGCTCCGCTATTTACCGAATTAAAAGAAGGAGTTGAAATCAAGGACATCGACTTTGGCTACTTGCCAGGTCAGAGGGTCTTGGACAAGGTGTCTATCTCTGCTCCTAAGGGCAAAATGGTGGCAGTCGTTGGTCCGACGGGGTCTGGTAAGACTACCATTATGAACTTGATCAACCGCTTCTATGATGTTAACGGTGGTAGCGTGGCCTTTGATGGTCGTGATATTCGGGAATATGACTTGGACAGCTTGCGGGATAAGGTCGGCATTGTCTTGCAGGAGTCGGTTCTTTTCTCAGGTACTATTGCGGACAATATCCGCTTTGGTGATGAAAGCATTTCGCAAGAAATGGTGGAAACCGCAGCTCGTGCCACTCATATCCACGACTTCATCATGAGCTTGCCAGAGGGCTATGAAACCTTTGTGACCGATGATGAGAATGTCTTCTCAACAGGTCAGAAACAGTTGATTTCCATTGCCCGTACGCTTTTGACAGATCCACAAGTCTTGATTTTGGACGAAGCAACGTCAAACGTTGATACCGTAACGGAAGCCAAAATCCAGAAAGCTATGGAGGCTATTATCGCAGGACGGACCAGCTTCGTCATTGCCCACCGCCTCAAAACCATTCTCAATGCGGACGAAATCATCGTCCTCAAAGACGGAAAAGTGATTGAGCAGGGCAACCACAGCCAGCTCCTCAAGCTCAATGGCTTCTACGCCGAACTCTACCATAACCAGTTTGTGTTTGAATAA
- the gltX gene encoding glutamate--tRNA ligase: MTKPIRVRYAPSPTGLLHIGNARTALFNYLFARHHGGTFLIRIEDTDRKRHVEDGERSQLENLRWLGIDWDESPETHEQYRQSERLDIYQKYVDELLAEGKAYKSYVTEEELAAERERQEAAGETPRYINEYLGMSEDEKTAYIAEREAAGIVPTVRLAVNEAGIYKWNDMVKGEIEFEGGNIGGDWVIQKRDGYPTYNFAVVIDDHLMEISHVIRGDDHIANTPKQLMVYEALGWEAPEFGHMTLIINSETGKKLSKRDTNTLQFIEDYRRKGYMPEAVFNFIGLLGWNPGGEEEIFSREQFIQLFDENRLSKSPAAFDQKKMDWMSNEYIKNADLETIFNLAKPFLEEAGRLTDKAEKLVELYKPQMSSADEIVGLTDLFFSDFPELTDEEKEVMAGETVPTVLNALKEKLEAMTDEDFQPDNIFPQIKAVQKETGIKGKNLFMPIRIAVSGEMHGPELPNTIYLLGREKSIQHIENMLKSL; encoded by the coding sequence ATGACTAAACCAATTCGTGTGCGTTACGCACCAAGTCCAACGGGACTTTTACATATCGGAAATGCTCGTACAGCATTGTTCAACTATCTTTTTGCCCGTCATCATGGCGGTACTTTCCTTATTCGTATCGAGGACACAGACCGCAAGCGCCATGTGGAAGACGGAGAGCGTTCTCAGCTGGAAAACCTGCGTTGGTTGGGTATTGATTGGGATGAAAGTCCAGAAACCCATGAGCAATACCGCCAGTCTGAGCGTTTGGACATTTACCAGAAGTATGTGGATGAGCTCTTGGCAGAAGGCAAGGCCTACAAGTCTTACGTGACCGAAGAAGAGTTGGCGGCGGAGCGTGAGCGTCAGGAAGCTGCAGGCGAAACACCTCGCTACATCAACGAATACCTTGGCATGTCTGAGGATGAAAAAACGGCCTACATCGCAGAGCGTGAGGCGGCTGGCATTGTCCCAACTGTTCGCTTGGCTGTCAATGAAGCTGGTATCTACAAGTGGAATGACATGGTTAAGGGTGAAATCGAGTTTGAAGGTGGCAACATCGGTGGCGACTGGGTTATCCAGAAACGCGACGGTTACCCAACCTACAACTTTGCCGTAGTTATTGACGATCATTTGATGGAAATCTCACACGTTATCCGTGGGGATGACCACATTGCCAATACACCCAAGCAGCTCATGGTCTATGAAGCACTTGGTTGGGAAGCGCCAGAATTTGGTCACATGACTTTGATTATCAACTCTGAAACTGGTAAAAAGTTGTCTAAACGTGACACCAACACCCTTCAGTTTATCGAGGACTACCGTCGTAAAGGCTATATGCCGGAGGCTGTTTTCAACTTTATCGGTCTCTTGGGTTGGAACCCGGGTGGTGAGGAAGAGATCTTCTCCCGTGAGCAATTTATCCAACTCTTCGATGAGAACCGTCTCAGCAAGTCACCCGCTGCCTTTGACCAGAAGAAAATGGACTGGATGAGCAATGAGTACATCAAAAATGCTGATTTGGAAACTATTTTCAATCTTGCTAAACCATTCTTGGAAGAGGCTGGTCGCTTGACAGACAAGGCAGAAAAATTGGTGGAACTCTACAAGCCACAGATGTCATCTGCGGATGAAATCGTTGGTTTGACAGACCTTTTCTTCTCTGATTTCCCAGAATTGACGGATGAGGAAAAAGAAGTCATGGCAGGTGAAACTGTTCCGACTGTCCTCAATGCTCTTAAGGAAAAATTGGAAGCCATGACGGACGAAGATTTCCAACCAGATAATATCTTCCCACAAATTAAGGCTGTTCAAAAAGAAACAGGCATCAAGGGCAAAAACCTCTTCATGCCAATCCGTATCGCCGTTTCAGGCGAAATGCATGGACCAGAGTTGCCAAATACCATTTACCTACTCGGCCGTGAAAAATCTATCCAGCATATTGAGAATATGTTGAAGAGTTTGTAA
- the radA gene encoding DNA repair protein RadA, which translates to MIIAKKKTTFVCQSCEYHSPKYLGRCPNCGSWSSFVEEVEVAEVKNERVSLTGEKTRPMKLNEVSSIQVARTKTNMEEFNRVLGGGVVPGSLVLIGGDPGIGKSTLLLQVSTQLSTIGTVLYVSGEESAQQIKLRAERLGDIDSEFYLYAETNMQSIRTEIEKIKPDFLIIDSIQTIMSPDISSVQGSVSQVREVTNELMQIAKTNNIATFIVGHMTKEGTLAGPRTLEHMVDTVLYFEGERQHTFRILRAVKNRFGSTNEIGIFEMQSQGLVEVLNPSEVFLEERLDGATGSAIVVTMEGTRPILAEVQALVTPTMFGNAKRTTTGLDFNRASLIMAVLEKRAGLLLQNQDAYLKSAGGVKLDEPAIDLAVAVALASSYKDKPTNPQECFIGEIGLTGEIRRVNRIEQRINEAAKLGFTKVYAPKNSLTGIKVPKEITVVGVTTIGEVLQKVFN; encoded by the coding sequence ATCATCATCGCTAAGAAAAAAACAACCTTTGTCTGTCAATCCTGCGAGTACCACTCGCCCAAGTATCTGGGCCGTTGCCCCAACTGTGGCTCCTGGTCTTCCTTTGTCGAGGAAGTGGAAGTCGCTGAAGTCAAGAACGAGCGGGTCAGTCTGACAGGTGAGAAGACCCGCCCTATGAAGCTCAATGAAGTGTCGTCCATTCAAGTGGCCCGCACCAAGACCAACATGGAGGAGTTTAACCGCGTCCTCGGTGGTGGAGTGGTGCCGGGCAGTCTAGTTCTCATTGGAGGCGATCCAGGGATTGGGAAGTCCACCCTGCTCCTGCAAGTATCGACCCAACTTTCGACTATTGGCACCGTCCTCTACGTGTCGGGTGAGGAGTCTGCACAGCAGATTAAGCTTCGTGCCGAGCGTTTGGGCGACATTGACAGCGAGTTCTATCTCTATGCGGAGACCAATATGCAGAGCATTCGGACCGAGATTGAGAAAATCAAGCCAGATTTCCTAATTATCGACTCTATCCAAACCATCATGAGCCCTGACATCTCCAGCGTGCAAGGCTCTGTCAGTCAGGTCCGTGAAGTGACCAATGAGCTCATGCAGATTGCCAAGACCAACAATATCGCAACCTTTATCGTCGGCCACATGACCAAGGAAGGAACCCTGGCTGGACCTAGGACCCTGGAGCACATGGTGGACACCGTTCTTTATTTTGAGGGCGAGCGGCAGCACACCTTTCGTATCTTGCGGGCGGTCAAAAACCGCTTCGGCTCTACCAATGAAATCGGCATTTTTGAAATGCAGTCGCAGGGCTTGGTCGAAGTTCTCAATCCAAGTGAGGTCTTTCTGGAAGAGCGTCTGGACGGGGCGACAGGCTCTGCTATTGTCGTGACCATGGAGGGCACCCGCCCTATCCTTGCCGAAGTACAGGCTCTGGTGACCCCGACCATGTTTGGCAATGCCAAGCGGACTACGACAGGCTTGGATTTCAACCGTGCTAGCTTGATTATGGCGGTTTTGGAAAAACGGGCAGGCCTGCTCCTCCAAAACCAAGATGCCTACCTCAAGTCAGCAGGCGGTGTCAAACTGGATGAGCCAGCTATTGACCTGGCAGTCGCAGTTGCCCTTGCCTCCAGTTACAAGGACAAGCCAACCAACCCACAAGAGTGCTTTATAGGCGAAATAGGTCTGACAGGGGAAATCCGCCGCGTCAATCGGATTGAACAACGGATTAACGAAGCCGCCAAATTGGGCTTTACTAAGGTCTATGCCCCTAAAAATTCCCTGACAGGAATCAAGGTACCAAAGGAAATCACTGTTGTCGGCGTGACAACCATTGGCGAAGTCTTGCAGAAAGTATTCAACTGA
- a CDS encoding TIGR00266 family protein gives MSDNRMKYTIDSNMQFPLVEIALEAGESAYIQQGSMVYHTPSVTLNTKLNARGGSGFGKLMGAIGRSMVSGESMFITQAISNSDDGKIALAPSTPGQVIALELGAEQYRLNDGAFLALDGSAQYKMERQSVGRAFFGGQGGLFVMTTEGKGTLLANAFGSIKKIELDGGSITIDNAHVVAWSRDLNYDIHMENGFLQSIGTGEGIVNTFSGYGEIYVQSLNIETFAQVIGSHIVTGGDGGGGSTSLLDAIF, from the coding sequence ATGTCAGACAATCGTATGAAATACACAATCGACAGCAATATGCAATTTCCTTTGGTGGAAATCGCCTTGGAAGCTGGGGAATCAGCTTATATTCAACAAGGAAGCATGGTCTACCATACGCCGAGTGTGACCTTGAATACCAAGCTTAATGCCCGTGGAGGCTCTGGTTTTGGTAAATTGATGGGAGCCATCGGTCGGTCAATGGTATCAGGCGAATCTATGTTTATCACGCAAGCCATTTCCAATAGTGACGATGGAAAAATTGCACTTGCGCCTTCAACGCCAGGTCAGGTCATTGCCTTGGAACTTGGGGCAGAACAATACCGTCTTAATGATGGCGCATTTCTTGCCCTTGATGGTTCAGCTCAGTATAAGATGGAACGCCAAAGTGTTGGTCGTGCCTTCTTTGGTGGTCAGGGTGGCCTCTTTGTTATGACGACTGAGGGTAAGGGTACCCTCTTGGCAAATGCTTTCGGGTCGATTAAGAAGATTGAATTGGATGGCGGGAGTATTACCATTGATAATGCCCATGTGGTAGCTTGGAGCCGTGACCTCAACTACGATATTCATATGGAAAATGGTTTCCTACAATCCATTGGTACTGGCGAAGGGATTGTTAATACCTTCTCGGGCTATGGGGAAATCTATGTACAAAGCTTGAATATTGAAACCTTTGCTCAAGTTATCGGTAGCCATATCGTAACAGGTGGGGATGGTGGAGGAGGTAGTACATCTCTCCTTGATGCGATTTTTTAA
- a CDS encoding beta-class carbonic anhydrase, translating into MSYFQNFMKANKAYVDLHGTYHLPLKPKTKVAIVTCMDSRLHVAQALGLALGDAHILRNAGGRVTEDMIRSLVISQQQLGTREIVVLHHTDCGAQTFTNEEFAVQLRRDLGVDVAGQDFLPFTDIEESVREDITLLKQSPLIPDDVEISGAVYDVDTGRMTEVI; encoded by the coding sequence ATGTCTTATTTTCAAAACTTTATGAAGGCCAACAAGGCCTATGTTGACCTGCATGGTACCTATCACCTGCCGCTTAAGCCCAAGACCAAGGTGGCTATCGTGACCTGCATGGACTCACGACTTCACGTTGCTCAGGCTTTGGGCTTGGCTCTGGGTGATGCCCACATTCTGCGGAATGCAGGTGGGCGCGTGACGGAGGACATGATTCGTTCGCTAGTCATTTCCCAGCAGCAACTTGGTACGCGGGAAATCGTGGTGCTCCACCATACAGACTGCGGTGCCCAGACCTTTACCAATGAAGAATTTGCGGTCCAACTCAGGCGGGATTTGGGAGTGGATGTGGCTGGTCAGGACTTTCTTCCTTTTACAGACATTGAAGAAAGCGTTCGTGAGGATATTACTCTCTTGAAGCAATCTCCGCTCATCCCTGACGACGTTGAAATTTCTGGTGCGGTTTATGATGTGGATACGGGCCGTATGACAGAGGTTATATGA
- a CDS encoding dUTP diphosphatase → MKIRGFELVSQFTDENLLPKRETAHAAGYDLKAAETVSLEPGEIKLVPTGVKAYMQANEVLYLYDRSSNPRKKGLVLINSVGVIDGDYYGNPANEGHIFAQMRNITEEIVVVEAGERIVQAVFAPFLLADGDQADGVRTGGFGSTGK, encoded by the coding sequence ATGAAAATCCGCGGATTCGAACTGGTCAGCCAGTTTACTGATGAAAATTTATTGCCAAAACGTGAGACCGCTCATGCAGCAGGTTACGACCTGAAGGCTGCAGAAACCGTCAGCTTGGAGCCAGGTGAGATTAAGCTGGTGCCAACGGGTGTCAAGGCCTATATGCAGGCCAACGAGGTCCTCTATCTCTACGACCGCTCGTCCAATCCTCGCAAGAAGGGGCTGGTTTTGATTAACTCAGTTGGAGTTATCGACGGCGACTACTACGGCAATCCAGCCAACGAAGGCCACATCTTTGCCCAGATGCGAAACATCACAGAAGAAATCGTGGTGGTGGAAGCTGGGGAGCGAATTGTGCAGGCTGTTTTTGCCCCCTTCCTTTTGGCTGACGGCGACCAGGCCGATGGCGTTCGGACAGGTGGATTTGGCTCGACTGGGAAGTAG